From Scleropages formosus chromosome 9, fSclFor1.1, whole genome shotgun sequence, one genomic window encodes:
- the dnai4 gene encoding dynein axonemal intermediate chain 4 isoform X2 has protein sequence MTQKTARSKKPSSKVAPSSRATNVSTSGFLRVSHSRTHSRSINASMSRRSFSLAGDGRVLEKAPMQPARATVKVFDENGTDVTPQPLYRPDPAAVPPRQSKILMAQDVSGATFSDFFSSAFHTTYASFGGPFTRSLFESSIVSKSSQSTMESLNEEIEEPSSKREGIISLSDVQVRREEVKEPTTEDVLNKKVDIHLTETETLCLLDIPATSVSVESEEAEIVKQRNAAYTELCKNRMGNDKYVERAMQTFNGAPKAKEVQTKSITKVDAAITATNWDIYDTLSGTGVEGVVREPPETEESNLLDIMSNHSQESSRNLERSMSFLSHTPSSSSSRTEMEVFLVPVEDAPAPEVILYSEKFQQDLLVMEKVVLQNIFQPKLAAYRQLPILKDPDSTQKPKDTGKTEKQIQKTEDIPSSPALEPLWSFTCELTVGRNVSSMTWNKMNPDLLAVGYGHFDFEDQKSGLVCCWSLKNLKWPDRIFHCESAVTALDFSGHNGCLLAVGMHNGSIATYNVQSKEKTPITDSSEYPHKHTGPVWQVKWVSQERAHSEEEKGEALVSVSADGRICKWVLKKDLDCVDLMKLKRTKSERTRRQLGERERRSELVIWREVPGLCFDFHPEDSNIYLTGTEEGFIHKCSCSYNEQYLETYKEHKGPVYQITWSPFSPDVFLSCSSDWTIQLWRQDLLEPVLVFTSPCMAVFDVAWSPKWATVFGVVTEKRLEIWDLGASILDPTIVQDARPGVKLTSLQFASESDCILLGDSDGQVGVYQLNLNLGEGTQVNKTENTQMKCYT, from the exons ATGACTCAGAAAACAGCGAGATCGAAGAAACCATCATCTAAAGTGGCCCC CTCTTCTAGGGCCACCAATGTGTCCACGTCGGGCTTTCTACGTGTCAGTcacagcaggacacacagcAGGAGTATCAATGCCTCCATGAGCCGGAGAAGCTTCAGCCTGGCAGGGGATGGCAGGGTTCTTGAGAAAGCCCCAATGCAGCCTGCTAGAGCCACAGTGAAG GTGTTTGATGAAAACGGCACAGATGTTACCCCTCAGCCTCTGTACCGCCCGGATCCTGCAGCCGTGCCGCCGAGACAGAGCAAGATCTTAATGGCCCAAGATGTCTCCGGTGCCACTTTTTCGGATTTCTTTTCCAGCGCATTTCATACGACCTACGCAAGCTTCGGAGGACCCTTTACCAG GTCACTGTTTGAAAGCAGCATTGTATCGAAATCAAGCCAATCTACCATGGAGTcactaaatgaagaaattgaaGAGCCATCTTCCAAACGAGAGGGCATCATCAGCCTGTCAG ATGTACAGGTGAGGAGGGAGGAAGTGAAAGAACCCACCACAGAAGATGTGCTGAATAAGAAAGTGGACATACACTTAACCGAAACAGAGACACTTTGTTTACTGGACATACCGGCAACCTCTGTGTCTGTGGAGTCCGAGGAAGCGGAGATTGTGAA GCAGAGGAATGCTGCGTACACAGAGTTGTGCAAGAACAGGATGGGAAACGATAAGTATGTGGAAAGAGCCATGCAGACGTTCAATGGGGCGCCCAAAGCAAAGGAAGTCCAAACCAAGAGCATTACCAAGGTTGATGCAG CAATAACAGCCACCAACTGGGACATATATGACACCCTTTCCGGCACCGGCGTGGAAGGGGTTGTCAGAGAGCCTCCAGAGACAGAAGAGTCAAATCTACTTGACATTATGTCCAACCACAGTCAGGAATCATCCAGAAACCTGGAGAGATCCATGTCTTTCCTAAGTCATacac CAAGCTCCTCAAGTTCTCGTACAGAGATGGAGGTTTTTCTTGTGCCAGTTGAGGATGCACCCGCCCCTGAGGTCATTCTTTATTCGGAAAAGTTTCAACAAGATTTGCTCGTGATGGAAAAGGTTGTTCTACAGAACATATTTCAGCCCAAACTTGCTGCCTACAGGCAACTCCCTATCCTGAAAG ATCCCGACAGTACGCAGAAACCCAAAGACACAGGCAAGACAGAGAAACAGATACAGAAAACAGAGGACATCCCTAGTTCTCCAGCCCTGGAGCCCCTCTGGTCCTTCACCTGTGAGCTGACTGTGGGCCGAAACGTCAGCAGCATGACCTGGAACAAGATGAATCCG GACCTTTTGGCTGTGGGATACGGACATTTTGACTTTGAAGATCAGAAATCAGGGCTTGTTTGCTGCTGGTCTCTCAAGAATCTCAAG TGGCCCGACCGGATATTCCACTGCGAGAGCGCCGTGACCGCCCTGGACTTCTCTGGACACAATGGCTGCCTACTGGCTGTTGGTATGCACAACGGGAGCATTGCCACGTACAACGTGCAGAGTAAAGAGAAGACGCCCATCACTGACAGCAG CGAATATCCACATAAACACACCGGCCCAGTGTGGCAGGTGAAGTGGGTCAGCCAAGAAAGGGCTCATTCCGAGGAAGAAAAAGGCGAGGCTCTGGTGTCCGTATCTGCAGATGGAAGGATCTGCAAATGGGTCCTTAAGAAAGACCTGGATTGCGTCG ACCTGATGAAGCTGAAGAGAACCAAGAGTGAGAGAACCAGGAGGCAGCTGGGGGAGAGGGAGCGCAGGAGCGAGCTGGTGATCTGGAGGGAGGTGCCTGGGCTGTGCTTTGACTTCCACCCCGAG GACTCAAACATCTACCTGACAGGCACTGAAGAGGGCTTTATCCACAAGTGCTCATGTTCATACAATGAACAGTATCTGGAGACGTATAAAGAACACAAA GGACCAGTCTACCAGATCACATGGTCCCCATTCAGCCCTGATGTTTTCCTAAGCTGCTCCTCTGACTGGACCATCCAGCTGTGGAGGCAGGACCTACTTGAGCCGGTGCTGGTCTTTACTTCCCCCTGTATGGCAGTATTTGATGTTGCCTGGTCACCCAAGTGGGCCACAGTCTTTGGGGTAGTGACTGAAAAAAGGCTGGAGATATGGGACCTTGGCGCAAGCAT TTTAGACCCTACCATTGTACAAGATGCCAGGCCTGGGGTAAAACTTACCTCGCTGCAGTTTGCCAGCGAATCAGACTGTATTCTGCTGGGGGACAGCGATGGGCAGGTTGGGGTCTATCAGCTGAATCTGAATCTTGGAGAAGGCACACAGGTGAACaagactgaaaacacacaaatgaaatgttacaCTTGA
- the dnai4 gene encoding dynein axonemal intermediate chain 4 isoform X1 — protein sequence MTQKTARSKKPSSKVAPSSRATNVSTSGFLRVSHSRTHSRSINASMSRRSFSLAGDGRVLEKAPMQPARATVKVFDENGTDVTPQPLYRPDPAAVPPRQSKILMAQDVSGATFSDFFSSAFHTTYASFGGPFTRSLFESSIVSKSSQSTMESLNEEIEEPSSKREGIISLSDVQVRREEVKEPTTEDVLNKKVDIHLTETETLCLLDIPATSVSVESEEAEIVKQRNAAYTELCKNRMGNDKYVERAMQTFNGAPKAKEVQTKSITKVDAAITATNWDIYDTLSGTGVEGVVREPPETEESNLLDIMSNHSQESSRNLERSMSFLSHTPSSSSSRTEMEVFLVPVEDAPAPEVILYSEKFQQDLLVMEKVVLQNIFQPKLAAYRQLPILKDPDSTQKPKDTGKTEKQIQKTEDIPSSPALEPLWSFTCELTVGRNVSSMTWNKMNPDLLAVGYGHFDFEDQKSGLVCCWSLKNLKWPDRIFHCESAVTALDFSGHNGCLLAVGMHNGSIATYNVQSKEKTPITDSSEYPHKHTGPVWQVKWVSQERAHSEEEKGEALVSVSADGRICKWVLKKDLDCVDLMKLKRTKSERTRRQLGERERRSELVIWREVPGLCFDFHPEDSNIYLTGTEEGFIHKCSCSYNEQYLETYKEHKGPVYQITWSPFSPDVFLSCSSDWTIQLWRQDLLEPVLVFTSPCMAVFDVAWSPKWATVFGVVTEKRLEIWDLGASILDPTIVQDARPGVKLTSLQFASESDCILLGDSDGQVGVYQLNLNLGEGTQVDVLEDIIRSTLASQL from the exons ATGACTCAGAAAACAGCGAGATCGAAGAAACCATCATCTAAAGTGGCCCC CTCTTCTAGGGCCACCAATGTGTCCACGTCGGGCTTTCTACGTGTCAGTcacagcaggacacacagcAGGAGTATCAATGCCTCCATGAGCCGGAGAAGCTTCAGCCTGGCAGGGGATGGCAGGGTTCTTGAGAAAGCCCCAATGCAGCCTGCTAGAGCCACAGTGAAG GTGTTTGATGAAAACGGCACAGATGTTACCCCTCAGCCTCTGTACCGCCCGGATCCTGCAGCCGTGCCGCCGAGACAGAGCAAGATCTTAATGGCCCAAGATGTCTCCGGTGCCACTTTTTCGGATTTCTTTTCCAGCGCATTTCATACGACCTACGCAAGCTTCGGAGGACCCTTTACCAG GTCACTGTTTGAAAGCAGCATTGTATCGAAATCAAGCCAATCTACCATGGAGTcactaaatgaagaaattgaaGAGCCATCTTCCAAACGAGAGGGCATCATCAGCCTGTCAG ATGTACAGGTGAGGAGGGAGGAAGTGAAAGAACCCACCACAGAAGATGTGCTGAATAAGAAAGTGGACATACACTTAACCGAAACAGAGACACTTTGTTTACTGGACATACCGGCAACCTCTGTGTCTGTGGAGTCCGAGGAAGCGGAGATTGTGAA GCAGAGGAATGCTGCGTACACAGAGTTGTGCAAGAACAGGATGGGAAACGATAAGTATGTGGAAAGAGCCATGCAGACGTTCAATGGGGCGCCCAAAGCAAAGGAAGTCCAAACCAAGAGCATTACCAAGGTTGATGCAG CAATAACAGCCACCAACTGGGACATATATGACACCCTTTCCGGCACCGGCGTGGAAGGGGTTGTCAGAGAGCCTCCAGAGACAGAAGAGTCAAATCTACTTGACATTATGTCCAACCACAGTCAGGAATCATCCAGAAACCTGGAGAGATCCATGTCTTTCCTAAGTCATacac CAAGCTCCTCAAGTTCTCGTACAGAGATGGAGGTTTTTCTTGTGCCAGTTGAGGATGCACCCGCCCCTGAGGTCATTCTTTATTCGGAAAAGTTTCAACAAGATTTGCTCGTGATGGAAAAGGTTGTTCTACAGAACATATTTCAGCCCAAACTTGCTGCCTACAGGCAACTCCCTATCCTGAAAG ATCCCGACAGTACGCAGAAACCCAAAGACACAGGCAAGACAGAGAAACAGATACAGAAAACAGAGGACATCCCTAGTTCTCCAGCCCTGGAGCCCCTCTGGTCCTTCACCTGTGAGCTGACTGTGGGCCGAAACGTCAGCAGCATGACCTGGAACAAGATGAATCCG GACCTTTTGGCTGTGGGATACGGACATTTTGACTTTGAAGATCAGAAATCAGGGCTTGTTTGCTGCTGGTCTCTCAAGAATCTCAAG TGGCCCGACCGGATATTCCACTGCGAGAGCGCCGTGACCGCCCTGGACTTCTCTGGACACAATGGCTGCCTACTGGCTGTTGGTATGCACAACGGGAGCATTGCCACGTACAACGTGCAGAGTAAAGAGAAGACGCCCATCACTGACAGCAG CGAATATCCACATAAACACACCGGCCCAGTGTGGCAGGTGAAGTGGGTCAGCCAAGAAAGGGCTCATTCCGAGGAAGAAAAAGGCGAGGCTCTGGTGTCCGTATCTGCAGATGGAAGGATCTGCAAATGGGTCCTTAAGAAAGACCTGGATTGCGTCG ACCTGATGAAGCTGAAGAGAACCAAGAGTGAGAGAACCAGGAGGCAGCTGGGGGAGAGGGAGCGCAGGAGCGAGCTGGTGATCTGGAGGGAGGTGCCTGGGCTGTGCTTTGACTTCCACCCCGAG GACTCAAACATCTACCTGACAGGCACTGAAGAGGGCTTTATCCACAAGTGCTCATGTTCATACAATGAACAGTATCTGGAGACGTATAAAGAACACAAA GGACCAGTCTACCAGATCACATGGTCCCCATTCAGCCCTGATGTTTTCCTAAGCTGCTCCTCTGACTGGACCATCCAGCTGTGGAGGCAGGACCTACTTGAGCCGGTGCTGGTCTTTACTTCCCCCTGTATGGCAGTATTTGATGTTGCCTGGTCACCCAAGTGGGCCACAGTCTTTGGGGTAGTGACTGAAAAAAGGCTGGAGATATGGGACCTTGGCGCAAGCAT TTTAGACCCTACCATTGTACAAGATGCCAGGCCTGGGGTAAAACTTACCTCGCTGCAGTTTGCCAGCGAATCAGACTGTATTCTGCTGGGGGACAGCGATGGGCAGGTTGGGGTCTATCAGCTGAATCTGAATCTTGGAGAAGGCACACAG GTGGACGTATTAGAAGACATCATCAGATCAACCCTTGCCAGCCAGCTATAg
- the LOC108935374 gene encoding relaxin-3-like: MRPLVLSVLLLCVLSAVVWEQSEGTAVKLCGREFIRAVIYTCGASRWRRLLREQELYGAVNEDKVHCESCNRTRRNPSKRDLNHVLANMCCQVGCRKTDLSVLC; the protein is encoded by the exons ATGAGGCCGCTGGTGttgtctgtgctgctgctgtgtgtgctgagcGCAGTGGTCTGGGAGCAGAGCGAAGGGACGGCGGTGAAGCTGTGCGGGCGGGAGTTCATCCGGGCCGTCATCTACACCTGTGGTGCATCAAGGTGGAGGAGGCTTCTCCGGGAGCAAGAGCTCTATG GTGCGGTCAACGAGGATAAGGTCCACTGTGAATCATGCAACAGAACCAGAAGGAATCCAagcaagagggacttgaaccacgTGCTCGCTAACATGTGCTGCCAGGTGGGATGTCGCAAGACTGACCTGTCTGTCTTGTGCTGA